The Flavobacterium psychrophilum genome includes a region encoding these proteins:
- a CDS encoding sporulation protein — translation MMIEKHISALLYRYQCVSVPGFGAFLTETQPAQLNNDTFTFYPPKKLLSFNANLKNNDGLLANHIALQEKISYDQAVANISQTVEQWFDKLQNRENLTLKNLGSISYNFEGSLVFTPDTPVNYLTDAFGLSMIISPSVKREELKAVAQKVEEIAPVVFTPERKKDYSYLKYAAVFVIMACAGGTGFKFYRDNEIATQTLLVEQSVQEKVHDKIQQATFFIDIPMPAVKLALKEENQVMPYHVVAGAFSTETNAQKAVNQLTAKGFKARQLGKNRGLYGVAYGSYATYAEAQENMRKIHKTENRDAWLLVKEL, via the coding sequence ATGATGATAGAAAAACATATATCGGCTTTATTGTATCGCTACCAGTGCGTTAGCGTTCCCGGCTTCGGCGCGTTTCTTACCGAAACTCAGCCGGCGCAGTTAAACAATGACACCTTTACTTTCTACCCTCCAAAAAAACTCCTGTCATTCAACGCGAATTTAAAAAATAATGACGGGCTTTTAGCCAATCATATCGCATTACAGGAAAAAATTTCTTACGATCAGGCTGTAGCTAATATAAGCCAGACTGTTGAGCAGTGGTTTGATAAATTACAAAACAGAGAGAACCTTACACTGAAAAACCTTGGCTCAATTTCTTACAACTTTGAAGGCAGCCTTGTATTTACTCCCGACACCCCGGTAAACTATCTTACCGATGCTTTCGGACTTAGCATGATTATCTCTCCTTCTGTAAAAAGAGAAGAGCTTAAAGCTGTTGCCCAAAAAGTAGAAGAAATTGCTCCGGTTGTATTTACACCAGAGAGAAAGAAAGATTACTCGTATCTTAAATATGCTGCTGTATTTGTTATTATGGCATGTGCAGGCGGTACAGGCTTTAAGTTTTACCGTGACAACGAGATAGCTACACAAACATTACTTGTAGAACAATCGGTTCAGGAAAAGGTACACGACAAAATACAGCAGGCTACATTTTTTATAGATATCCCTATGCCGGCGGTTAAGCTTGCCCTAAAGGAAGAAAACCAGGTAATGCCATACCATGTGGTTGCAGGCGCATTTTCTACCGAAACTAATGCACAGAAGGCAGTAAACCAACTTACAGCCAAAGGCTTTAAAGCAAGGCAGCTTGGTAAAAACCGTGGACTGTATGGTGTTGCTTATGGAAGTTACGCTACCTACGCTGAAGCACAGGAAAATATGAGAAAAATACACAAAACAGAAAACAGGGATGCCTGGCTTCTGGTAAAAGAATTATAA
- a CDS encoding gliding motility protein GldH has protein sequence MPAAAVRNSIAALSLVLLLVSCDKKRVFDEYKAINGSWKKDSIVSFSFDQKDTVSKYNLFINVRNNNSYPYNNMFLIVQLQQPGTQLTKVDTLEYQMANPDGSLLGDGFTDIKESKLWYKENVKFPKVGKYTVSIQQAVRKSGEVPGVEELDGVTDVGFRIESTE, from the coding sequence ATGCCGGCGGCGGCAGTGCGGAATAGCATTGCAGCACTGAGCCTTGTTTTGCTGCTGGTTTCCTGCGACAAAAAAAGGGTGTTTGACGAATATAAAGCTATAAATGGCAGCTGGAAAAAAGACAGTATTGTCTCTTTTAGCTTTGACCAGAAGGATACTGTGTCAAAATATAATTTGTTTATTAACGTTAGAAACAACAATAGTTATCCGTATAACAATATGTTTCTTATCGTTCAGTTGCAGCAACCGGGCACTCAGCTTACCAAGGTAGATACGCTTGAATACCAAATGGCTAATCCCGATGGTAGCCTTTTAGGTGACGGGTTTACCGATATTAAGGAAAGCAAGCTTTGGTACAAGGAGAATGTAAAATTCCCTAAGGTAGGCAAGTACACCGTAAGCATTCAGCAGGCTGTAAGAAAGTCGGGCGAAGTGCCGGGAGTGGAAGAGCTTGATGGTGTAACAGATGTAGGTTTCAGGATAGAGTCAACAGAATAA
- a CDS encoding acyl-phosphate glycerol 3-phosphate acyltransferase: MKAVKYILWTLWRIWFYIVMGVPIIILSPLLILSILSEKTYPQFFIMARLWAKIILFGMGLPYRITREQQMEKGKSYMLVANHTSMTDIMLMLVVSKNPFVFVGKKELVKIPIFGFFYKRTCILVDRNSSKSRFEVFQRAQKRLSQGLSICIFPEGGVPEDESILLDEFKDGAFRLAIEHQIPIVPMSFYDNKKRFSFRFFSGVPGLLRAKVHRFVTTDGLTMEDKSDLKELKDKVRQIIYNDLLKVSQK; this comes from the coding sequence ATGAAAGCAGTTAAGTATATTTTATGGACGCTTTGGCGCATTTGGTTTTACATCGTTATGGGTGTGCCTATTATTATATTGTCGCCATTGCTGATACTGTCTATATTATCTGAGAAAACGTATCCGCAGTTTTTTATTATGGCAAGGCTGTGGGCTAAGATTATATTATTTGGTATGGGATTACCGTACCGCATAACGCGCGAACAGCAAATGGAAAAAGGCAAGAGTTATATGCTTGTTGCCAACCATACTTCTATGACAGATATTATGCTGATGCTGGTTGTCTCTAAAAATCCGTTTGTATTTGTGGGAAAAAAAGAGCTGGTTAAAATTCCGATTTTTGGATTCTTTTATAAGCGTACCTGTATACTGGTAGACAGGAACAGTTCTAAAAGCCGCTTTGAAGTTTTTCAGCGTGCTCAAAAAAGACTAAGTCAGGGATTGAGCATTTGTATCTTTCCTGAAGGCGGAGTTCCTGAAGATGAATCTATTTTGCTGGATGAATTTAAGGATGGTGCTTTCCGCCTTGCGATAGAACACCAGATACCAATTGTACCCATGAGTTTTTACGATAATAAGAAACGATTTTCTTTCCGTTTCTTTAGCGGAGTGCCCGGGCTGCTAAGGGCGAAAGTACATCGCTTCGTAACTACCGACGGATTGACAATGGAGGATAAATCTGACCTAAAAGAATTAAAAGATAAAGTACGACAGATAATTTACAATGACCTTCTTAAGGTTAGCCAGAAATAA
- a CDS encoding RNA polymerase subunit sigma-70: protein MGLDQLIQECQQNSIRAQEQLYKLLAPKMFAACLKYSRNRADAEDNLQDGFLLIFQKIGQFQFKGSFEGWAKRVMINNVLQKYRSEGVFELVSENMPDVADVEIEHDTISMEYLVGIIQELPDRYRMVFNLYVIDGYSHKEIAEMLNITDGTSKSNLARARMILKEKIEALQGNSIPSAK, encoded by the coding sequence TTGGGTTTAGATCAGCTCATACAGGAATGCCAGCAAAACAGCATAAGGGCGCAGGAACAGCTATACAAGCTTCTTGCACCTAAGATGTTTGCGGCCTGTTTAAAGTATTCGCGCAACAGGGCGGATGCCGAGGACAACCTGCAGGATGGTTTTTTGCTGATCTTCCAGAAAATTGGGCAGTTCCAGTTTAAAGGGTCTTTTGAAGGCTGGGCCAAAAGGGTAATGATAAATAATGTTTTGCAAAAATACCGGTCTGAAGGCGTCTTTGAGCTGGTAAGCGAAAACATGCCCGATGTGGCCGATGTTGAAATTGAACACGATACCATTTCTATGGAATACCTGGTGGGTATTATTCAGGAACTTCCCGACAGGTACAGGATGGTTTTTAACCTGTATGTTATAGATGGTTATTCGCACAAAGAAATTGCAGAGATGCTTAATATTACAGACGGCACCTCTAAATCGAACCTTGCACGCGCAAGGATGATATTAAAAGAAAAAATTGAAGCCCTGCAGGGCAATAGTATACCTTCGGCAAAATGA
- a CDS encoding sulfurtransferase, whose protein sequence is MQLFNTLSAEERTALIEESGKQRLTLSFYAYAHISDPKQFRDSLFLAWNPLEVLGRIYVAKEGINAQLSLPADHFYEFKDHLDTIPFLKDIRLNVAVEHDDLSFLKLTIKVREKIVADGLNDDTFDVMNGGTHLGANDFNKMLEDPNTIVVDMRNHYESEIGHFRNAITPDVDTFRESLPIIEDQLADHKDDKNLLMYCTGGIRCEKASAFFKHKGFKNVYQLEGGIIEYTRQVKAEGLESKFIGKNFVFDHRLGERITDDIVSQCHQCGKPCDNHTNCANEACHLLFIQCDECKTASDNCCSEACQDIFRMPEEEQKALRRGIMNGNMIFKKGKSDRLKFKKSGEEVSDIALASAPKTKSAARPRIKKTLIGKGEHYFPKAGVGQFIVENQELTIGDTILISGPSTGEQQLVLEAMRVNGQEGTVAVKGDKVTFSVPFRIRLSDKLFKVIG, encoded by the coding sequence ATGCAACTGTTCAACACTTTAAGCGCAGAAGAGAGAACCGCCCTTATTGAGGAAAGCGGCAAACAGCGCCTTACGCTGTCTTTCTACGCCTACGCTCACATTTCTGATCCAAAACAATTTCGCGATTCGCTTTTCCTTGCCTGGAACCCACTGGAGGTTTTAGGAAGGATATATGTTGCCAAAGAGGGTATTAATGCCCAGCTTTCGCTTCCGGCAGATCATTTCTACGAATTCAAAGATCATTTAGATACAATTCCTTTCCTTAAAGATATCCGCCTTAACGTTGCTGTGGAACATGACGACCTTTCGTTCCTGAAACTGACGATTAAAGTGCGCGAAAAAATCGTGGCTGACGGACTTAACGACGATACCTTCGACGTTATGAACGGCGGTACACACCTCGGTGCTAACGACTTCAACAAAATGCTTGAAGACCCGAACACTATTGTGGTAGATATGCGTAACCACTACGAAAGCGAGATAGGGCATTTCCGCAATGCTATCACACCCGATGTGGATACATTCAGGGAATCACTACCAATTATCGAAGATCAGCTTGCCGACCATAAAGACGACAAAAACCTGTTGATGTATTGTACAGGTGGAATCCGTTGCGAAAAAGCTTCGGCATTCTTTAAGCACAAAGGCTTTAAAAATGTGTACCAGCTTGAAGGCGGTATTATAGAATATACACGCCAGGTAAAAGCGGAAGGTTTAGAGAGTAAATTCATCGGTAAGAACTTTGTGTTCGACCACAGGCTGGGTGAGCGTATTACAGACGATATTGTTTCACAATGCCACCAGTGTGGTAAACCGTGCGACAACCACACCAACTGTGCTAACGAGGCGTGTCACTTACTTTTCATTCAGTGTGATGAGTGTAAAACTGCTTCTGATAACTGTTGTTCTGAAGCCTGCCAGGATATTTTCCGCATGCCGGAAGAAGAGCAAAAAGCACTGCGCCGTGGTATTATGAACGGTAACATGATCTTTAAAAAAGGAAAGTCAGACCGTTTGAAATTCAAAAAATCAGGTGAAGAAGTATCAGACATTGCATTGGCATCGGCTCCGAAGACTAAATCTGCCGCAAGGCCAAGAATTAAAAAGACGCTTATCGGTAAAGGTGAGCACTACTTCCCTAAAGCAGGCGTGGGTCAGTTTATCGTCGAAAACCAGGAATTAACTATTGGCGACACTATCCTTATATCGGGCCCGAGTACCGGCGAACAGCAGCTTGTACTAGAAGCCATGCGTGTTAACGGCCAGGAAGGTACTGTAGCGGTAAAAGGCGATAAGGTTACGTTTAGCGTTCCGTTCAGGATACGTCTTTCCGATAAATTATTTAAAGTTATAGGCTAA
- a CDS encoding recombinase RecA: MSGDKEAKLKALQLTLDKLDKAYGKGTVMKLGDRAVEEVEAIPSGSLGVDLALGVNGYPRGRIIEIYGPESSGKTTLTLHAIAEAQKAGGIAAFIDAEHAFDRGYAEKLGVDIENLIISQPDNGEQALEIAENLIRSGAIDIVVIDSVAALTPKSEIEGEMGDSKMGLHARLMSQALRKLTATISKTNCTVFFINQLREKIGVMFGNPETTTGGNALKFYASVRIDIRRAAQIKDGENVIGNRTKVKIVKNKVAPPFKTAEFDIMYGEGVSKTGEILDLAVEFEIIKKSGSWFSYGDTKLGQGRDAVKALIKDNPELSEELELKIKDMIKEQAS, encoded by the coding sequence ATGAGCGGAGATAAAGAAGCAAAATTAAAGGCATTACAGCTTACGCTGGATAAACTTGACAAGGCTTATGGCAAAGGAACGGTAATGAAACTGGGCGACCGGGCCGTGGAAGAAGTAGAGGCAATCCCTTCGGGATCGCTTGGCGTAGACCTTGCCCTTGGCGTTAACGGCTACCCTCGCGGAAGAATAATAGAAATATACGGACCTGAATCATCAGGTAAAACAACCCTTACGCTTCACGCTATCGCGGAAGCACAAAAAGCCGGCGGTATCGCTGCTTTTATCGATGCGGAACACGCGTTTGACCGTGGCTATGCTGAAAAATTAGGCGTTGATATAGAAAACCTTATTATATCGCAGCCGGACAATGGTGAACAGGCGCTTGAAATCGCCGAAAACCTTATCCGTTCCGGCGCTATTGATATTGTGGTAATTGACTCGGTTGCGGCACTTACGCCAAAAAGCGAGATCGAAGGCGAAATGGGAGATTCTAAAATGGGTCTTCATGCACGTTTAATGTCGCAGGCATTACGTAAGCTTACAGCTACTATCAGCAAAACCAACTGTACGGTATTCTTTATCAACCAGCTTCGTGAAAAGATCGGTGTTATGTTTGGTAACCCTGAAACAACTACGGGTGGTAACGCTCTTAAATTCTACGCTTCGGTAAGGATAGATATTCGCCGTGCGGCACAGATCAAAGATGGTGAGAATGTAATTGGTAACCGTACCAAAGTTAAGATCGTTAAGAACAAAGTGGCTCCACCTTTTAAAACTGCCGAATTTGACATCATGTATGGCGAAGGTGTTTCTAAAACAGGTGAGATCCTTGACCTTGCTGTTGAGTTTGAGATCATCAAGAAATCGGGCTCATGGTTTAGCTACGGCGATACCAAATTAGGCCAGGGCCGTGATGCTGTTAAGGCACTGATTAAAGATAATCCGGAACTTTCTGAAGAGCTGGAACTCAAAATAAAAGACATGATAAAGGAGCAAGCTTCTTAA
- a CDS encoding thioesterase — translation MQPKSPSDSICIMTDLVLPGETNPLNNLFGGELLARMDRAASIAARRHSRRIVVTASVNHVAFNRAIPLGSVVTVEAKVSRTFKTSLEIFIDVWTEDRESGIKAKANEAIYTFVAVDETGRPVEVPAVVPETELEKQRYDAALRRKQLSLVLAGKMNPHDATELKALFI, via the coding sequence ATGCAGCCAAAATCTCCATCTGACTCTATTTGCATTATGACCGACCTGGTTTTACCGGGTGAAACCAATCCTCTTAACAACCTGTTTGGTGGCGAACTCCTTGCCCGTATGGACCGTGCTGCAAGTATTGCCGCAAGAAGGCATTCCCGCAGGATAGTAGTTACGGCATCGGTAAACCATGTGGCTTTTAACCGCGCTATTCCGCTAGGCAGCGTAGTTACGGTAGAAGCCAAAGTATCACGTACTTTTAAAACGTCACTGGAGATATTTATAGACGTATGGACAGAAGACCGCGAAAGCGGCATAAAAGCAAAAGCCAACGAAGCTATTTACACTTTTGTTGCAGTAGATGAAACAGGGAGGCCTGTAGAAGTACCTGCTGTAGTTCCTGAAACAGAACTTGAAAAACAGCGTTACGACGCAGCATTACGACGCAAACAGCTTAGCCTTGTACTGGCCGGAAAAATGAATCCGCATGACGCAACAGAGCTTAAAGCTTTATTTATATAA
- a CDS encoding DNA processing protein DprA: protein MTDLELLNVLALMRVDLVGDIVAKRLINHLGSAEAVFKAKKSQITAIEGIGDIIYNNLKNTSVFKLAEAEVKFVRENNIKPLFYLDANYPDRLKHCIDGPVVLFTSGNINLEGRKTISIVGTRQMTSYGGDFCKKLIEDLAPLNPVIISGFAYGVDIHAHIIAMEQGLQTVGVVAHGLNQVYPKVHKKYVAKMEENGGFMTEFWSTSNPDKENFVKRNRIVAGISEATIIIESADKGGSLITANIANDYNRDVFAVPGRITDKYSMGCNNLIKSQRANVLTDAADLVYILNWQLEEEKKKPVQKQLFVVLDNDEQKVYDYLQKKGKELMDIIALECDMPIFKISSLLLNMELKGVIRPLPGKLFEAI from the coding sequence ATGACTGATTTAGAATTACTTAATGTGCTGGCGCTGATGCGTGTAGATTTAGTGGGGGACATTGTGGCGAAACGGCTTATAAATCATCTTGGTTCTGCAGAAGCAGTTTTTAAAGCTAAAAAATCGCAAATTACAGCTATAGAGGGTATAGGCGACATCATTTACAACAACCTTAAAAACACATCGGTTTTTAAACTGGCCGAAGCCGAGGTTAAATTTGTAAGGGAGAATAATATTAAGCCGTTATTTTACCTTGATGCCAATTACCCCGACCGACTTAAGCACTGTATAGATGGGCCGGTTGTTTTATTTACATCGGGCAATATAAATCTGGAAGGGCGCAAAACCATAAGCATTGTGGGTACACGCCAGATGACATCTTATGGGGGTGATTTCTGTAAAAAGCTGATTGAAGATTTGGCACCGTTAAATCCGGTTATTATTAGCGGATTTGCCTATGGTGTAGATATTCATGCACACATTATAGCAATGGAGCAGGGATTACAGACTGTCGGTGTTGTAGCTCACGGACTGAATCAGGTGTATCCTAAAGTGCATAAAAAGTATGTGGCGAAGATGGAAGAGAACGGTGGTTTTATGACCGAGTTTTGGAGTACGTCGAATCCGGATAAGGAGAACTTTGTAAAGCGTAACCGTATCGTTGCCGGTATTAGTGAGGCAACTATAATTATAGAAAGTGCCGATAAAGGCGGATCGCTTATTACGGCGAATATTGCTAACGATTATAATCGCGATGTATTTGCAGTGCCCGGTCGTATTACCGATAAATACAGTATGGGCTGCAATAACCTTATAAAGAGTCAGCGTGCCAACGTGCTTACGGATGCCGCCGACCTTGTATATATACTAAACTGGCAATTGGAGGAGGAAAAGAAAAAGCCTGTGCAGAAACAACTATTCGTGGTGCTCGATAACGACGAACAAAAAGTATACGATTACCTTCAGAAAAAGGGAAAAGAACTTATGGATATCATTGCACTTGAATGCGACATGCCGATCTTTAAAATATCGTCGCTTCTACTCAATATGGAGTTAAAAGGTGTAATCAGGCCATTACCTGGAAAATTGTTTGAAGCTATTTAG
- a CDS encoding tryptophanyl-tRNA synthetase, producing the protein MARILTGVQSTGTPHLGNLLGAILPAVEMANKPENDSFLFIADLHSITQIKDGETLRANTYSVAATWLACGLDINKVVFYRQSDVPQTAELSWYLSCFFPFQRLTLAHSFKDKADRLEDVNAGLFTYPMLMAADILLYDAEFVPVGKDQLQHIEITRDVASRFNHQMGETFVLPEAVSADDTKIIPGTDGHKMSKSRNNFINIFQEDKPLRKQVMSIETDSTPLEEPKNPDTCNVFALYKLLGTPEQVDAMRANYLGGNYGYGHAKQALYELIVEKFATVREKYTYYMANLNEVDALLKAGAEKAGVVANGVLQKVRTKLGYE; encoded by the coding sequence ATGGCAAGAATATTAACCGGGGTACAAAGTACCGGTACACCACATCTAGGCAACCTTCTGGGCGCTATACTCCCAGCTGTGGAAATGGCTAACAAACCAGAGAATGATTCATTTTTATTTATCGCCGACCTGCATTCTATAACGCAGATCAAGGATGGCGAAACACTGCGCGCTAATACTTACAGCGTAGCAGCAACCTGGCTTGCGTGTGGTCTTGATATTAACAAAGTTGTTTTTTACCGCCAGAGTGATGTTCCGCAAACAGCAGAGCTATCATGGTACCTTAGCTGTTTCTTCCCGTTTCAGCGACTTACCCTGGCACACTCATTTAAAGATAAAGCCGACAGGCTGGAAGATGTAAACGCAGGCTTGTTTACGTATCCTATGCTTATGGCTGCCGATATATTATTGTATGATGCTGAATTTGTACCTGTAGGTAAAGACCAGCTTCAGCATATAGAAATTACACGCGATGTTGCTTCACGTTTTAACCACCAGATGGGTGAAACATTTGTTTTGCCGGAAGCTGTAAGTGCCGATGATACAAAAATTATTCCCGGTACTGATGGTCATAAAATGAGTAAGTCGAGAAATAACTTCATTAATATTTTCCAGGAAGACAAACCGCTTCGCAAGCAGGTGATGAGCATTGAGACCGACAGCACACCACTGGAAGAACCTAAAAATCCTGATACCTGTAACGTATTTGCTTTGTACAAACTTTTAGGCACACCCGAACAGGTTGATGCTATGAGGGCAAACTACCTTGGAGGTAATTACGGTTATGGTCATGCAAAACAGGCGCTATATGAACTTATAGTAGAAAAATTTGCAACCGTAAGAGAAAAATATACTTACTACATGGCTAACCTTAATGAGGTTGATGCTTTATTAAAAGCAGGTGCAGAAAAAGCAGGCGTTGTTGCTAATGGTGTACTACAAAAAGTAAGAACCAAACTGGGATACGAATAG